The Streptomyces sp. TLI_105 DNA segment CCTCCCGAGCAGCCGGGGGCTCGCGGTGTGCAGCGTGCCGCCCCGGCCGATGACCTGGGCGAGGAGCAGGCGCTCGTGCGTGGGCAGGCCTTCGAGGGCGGGGGTGGTGAAGGCCCGCCGCAGGTCGTCCTCGTCGTACGGGACGCGGTCGATGGCCAGGTCGGTGTGGAGGACGTCCATGAACGGGTAGTACTCGTCCTGGACCTTCCGCTCGTAACCCCACACCAGGTCGTCGCAGCGGCCGACCTGCTCCCAGTTCATCACGACCCGGCCGGCGTCCCCGGCGGCCAGCCGGCCGGCGAAGAAGGCCTTGGCGCCGGTGCGGACGGCGACGTCCTCGCTGTGCATGCCCATGAAGAGGGTGGCGTCGATGAACACCGTGGGGGCGTGGTCAGTCGCTTCGGGGGTGGTGTCAGGCCGCATAGCGCTCGAGCACCTTCCGCATCCGCTCCATCGCGCCGGCGAACACCTCGGGCTCGCGGGCCAGGGCCAGGCGGACGAAGCGCTCGCCCTTCTCCTTGGTGTTCCAGTAGAAGAAGGTGCCCGGCAGGACGTACACCTCCTCGTCGAAGAGGACGGCCTGGAGCTGGGTGGCGGTCAGGTGCTCCGGCTTGATGCGGAACCAGGCGACGCTGGTGCCGACGACCGGCTCCTGGAACTCCAGGATGGTGCCGTCGAGGGCGGCGCGGGCGGCGTCGCCGTTGGTCTTGATGATGTCGCGGACCGAGGCGAAGCCGTCCTCGATGGAGTCCTCGATGTACTGCGTGACCATGTTGAGGACGAACGGCGAGACGTTCAGCAGGACGCTGGTGTGGAGGTTGTAGACCTCCTCCTGGATGTCCCGGCTGGCGGTGATCATGGCGCACTTGGCGTCCTGGATGGGCCAGGTCTTGCCGGTGTCCTCCATGACCATGTAGGTCACGCCGGACTCCTCCAGGAGCTTGTAGATGTCGACGCGGCCGATGCCCTCGTCGCACAGCGCGAAGGAGGCGAAGCAGAAGTCCATCACCAGGACCTTGTCGTGGTCCACGCAGTAGCGGACGACCTCGGCGAAGCCCTCCAGCTTCTCGGCGAGCAGGGTGAACCCGGTCGGGTTGTTGGGGTCGACCAGGTAGATCGCGTCCGCGTCGATCGACTCGACCAGGCGCTCGTAGATGGCGTCCTTGTCGTGCAGCACCGACTCGTCGACCGGCCCGAGCGGCACCTGCATGTTGCGCAGCAGGTCGACCAGGTTGTCGAAGCAGGGCTCCACCAGCTGCACCGACATCCCGCGCTGCTTGAGGAACATGCCGGCGACCATGGTGGAGACGCTGGCGGAGTACGAGAGGAGCGTGCGGTCCATCGCCCGGGCGGTGGGCTGCTGGTGCAGGCGGAAGAAGGCGTCGACGAACTGGCGCTCGAAGTGCGCCTGCTGCTTCGTCTCCGACTCGTGCCAGAGCTCGGGGAGCCGCGAGACGATCCGCTCCTGCGAGGCGGACTGACGCTGGTGCGTGTGGGCGTCGGCCAGGTTGAACCGGGTCTTCAGGGCCTCGATCTCGTGCTGGGTGAGGTCGACGAAGGTGCTGACGTCTGCCTTGTCGGTCAACGACATGAAGAACTCCCGCTGTCGATACGAAACTCGTCCGGAATTCCGGCGGCGCAAACGACTGTAGGAGCTTCGAGCGGCCTTGCGAATAACGAGCGGGTCACGCAATTAATAATCACCGCGATGTTCTGCCGGAGAAAAAAAGGAACGACGGCCAGGCATTCCGCGAAATGGAATGCCTGGCCGTCGTTCTCTTTTTAGGCCGCCGGCGGCGGCTTTTTCGACTACTCCGTGGCGGCCCGCAGCAGGATGTCCTCGTACACCTTCGGGTCGTCCGAGGCGATCACCGGCCAGCCGATGCCGTACGCGCCCTCCCAGCCCACGTCGATGCCGGGGTTGGCATGGTCGGAGCCGTCGGGCAGGAACAGGTGCGGGCTGCAGTTCACGCGGTCGCTCTTGGACAGCGCCGCCTGGTCGGAGAGGCTCCGGCGGGCCCGCCCGTCGTCCAGCGCCTCGGTGAGGGCGTCCACGTCGACGGCGCCCGTCTCCGCGGCCACGTCCAGGATCACCTTGCGGTGGCTGATGCAGCGCGACTCGGCCCAGAAGGCCCGGCGAAGCCCGAGGTCGAGCTGCTCCGAGGCGTTCAGGCTCTGCTCCTTCGCGGCGAGCACCGCCTCCAGGGCGGGCAGCGTCGTCGAGGGGTACAGCCAGTCCTTCGCCTGCCACAGCTGCCAGCCGGCGGCCGGCTCCAGGCTGGCCATCCGGGCGACCTCGCTGTCCGTGCCGGGGCGCGGGCTCGGGGCGTCGTTCAGCAGCTCCAGCGGGAAGGCGCGCAGGTCGAAGGAGACCTGCTCCTCCAGGCCGAGGCGGGCCCGGGTGGCGTGCAGCCGGTGGATGGCGATGTGCGCGAAGGAACACCAGATGTCGGAGAAGACGGTGACGACTCCGCGCGGCGGGGTCAGATCGGCGGTGGTCGGGTCGGACATGGTTCTCCTCTGTTCGGTGCGCGGGCGGAGCGGTGCTCAGCCGGCGCTGGACTCGTGGGCGTCGAGCGCCGCCTCGAGGTCGAGGTCGGCGTCCGGCAGCCAGGCGGGCAGGGACGGGATGCGGGCCATCGCCTCGAAGAGCCGGGGCACGGCGCTCTCCTCGACGGTCGGCCCGTGGGCGCTGAGCAGCCGCGCGGGACGCAGCGCGGCCAGCTCGCGCACGGGCCGCAGGAACTTCGCCTCGTCGACCAGCGCGGTCCACGGGGCTATTGCACGGTTCAGCACCTCGAAGCCGTGGAAGAATTCTTCCTCGGAAAGGTCGGTGAAATCCTGGCGAATTTCTTCCACGACGGTGCCGAAGCTGTCGGAGCTGTAGAGCGTTCCATCGGAATGGTCGAACACGGCGAGAGTCCCGGGTGAATCGAAGGTGGGCGGCCGGTGAAAGCTCAGCTCGCGATCACCGACTTTCACACGACTTCCCGGGTTCGCGGTTACTACCCGTTCCTGCGGAATGCTGAACTCCTCCGATATTCGCGTCACTGATATCGCGTTGGCGAGCACCTTCGCGTGCGGCGCGGCATCGAGGATCCGGCCGAGCGCGCCGGTGTGGTCCCGGTCGTCGTGGGTGACGACGACCCAGCGCAGGTCGGCCGGGTCGACCAGCGACCAGAGGGAGTCCAGGAAGCCCTCCCGGTCGACGGGCATGCCGGTGTCCACGAGGAGCGGCTGCCCGGACCGTACGAGGAAGGCGTTCACCGGCTGGTCGCCGAGGCCGGGGATGGGCAGGGCCGAGGGGAGGACGTGGATGTCCGGCCCGGCGGTGTAGGACGTTCTCACGATTCACCTTTCATGGCGCACCGAGCGGGCCGGGGGCCCCGGGCCGGGGGCCCGGGGGCGCCGGCCTCGGTCAGACGAGCTGGATGGTCAGGGAGCCGGCGATCAGCAGGGCGAGGCCCAGGGCGCGCGGCTTGGTCAGGGAGCGCTGCGGGAGCTTGAACAGGCCCTTGTGGTCGATCAGCGCGGAGGTCAGCTGCTGTCCCGTCACGGTGAGGGCGATGGTCACGGCCGCGCCGATGGTGGGGATGAGCAGGAAGGTGCCGGTGACGTACGCGGCGGCGCAGGCGCCACCGAGCCAGCCCCACCAGGGCATCTTCTTCAGCGGGGCGATCTTGGGCTTCGGGGTCTTCCGGGTCGCGTAGAGCACGAGCAGGACGACGGCGATGGTGAAGGTCGCCACGGCGAAGCTGATCACGGCGACGGTGATGGGCTCCTTCAGCTGGGCGCGCAGCTGCGCGTTGACCGCGCCCTGGACCGGCAGGACGCCGCCGGCGACGATGCCGAGGACGAGCCAGCCGACACGGCCGGCGCTCGACATCTTGGGGGCGCCGGGAGGGGCCGCGGCCTTCATGCCCCGGATGATCACGACGATGCCCGCGAGGACGGCGAGGGCGCCGAGGACGATGCCGACGCTCAGGTCCTTCTGCTTCAGGCCGAGGAGGCCGAAGAGGTCGAGGGCGAGCGAGGCGAACATCTGGCCGGTGACGAAGAGTCCGACGGCGGCGAGTGCGCCGAGCCGTGGGAACAGCAGGATGCCGCTGGTGATGTAGAGGGGGCTGGCGAGTCCGCCGAGCAGCTGCCACCACTCCACGTCGGGCAGCTTGCCGAGCGCGCCGAGCGCGCCGGCCGCCACCGCGAGCACGACGAGCAGCGTGGTCGCGACGCCGAGCTGGATGGTCGAAGCGCCGTACGGGGTGCCGACGGCCGAGTTGAGCTGGAGGTTCACCGAGGCCTGGACGGCCAGGAGGCAGCCGACCAGCAGGGCCGCGGCGAGGAGCGCGGTGTGCATCTGGATCTCCCTGGGGCGGGATGGCGAGCGGATAAGTGGACACTGAGTCCGTTTAGCATGCCATGCAACATGGCAAACGGACAAGGTGTCCACTTAGCCCCGAGGGAAGTAAGGTCTGGTCCATGAGCGACGACGAGCAGCGAGGTCGTGGAGCCGCCTCCGTGCACCGGGTCGGCGGACTCCTCGGCGATCTTCAGGCGGCGGAGGAGCAGCCGGTCGCCCCGCGCCGGCGCGCTGACGCGGAGCGCAACCGTGCCCAGATCCTGGCGGCGGCCGAGCAGCTCTTCGCCGAACAGGACCCGCGATCGGTCACCATGGACCGGATCGCCAAGGCGGCGGGCGTCGGCCGCGCCACGCTGTACCGCAGCTTCCCCGATCCGTCCTCGGTCGCCGTGGCGCTGCTCGACGAGCACGAGCGCCGGCTGCAGGGGCAGCTCATCTACGGACCGCCGCCGCTCGGACCCGGCGCACCGGCCGGGGAGCGGCTCGCGGCGTTCTATCTGGCGATGCTCGATCTGCTCGAACGGCATCTGCCGCTGGCGCTGGGGGCGGAGACCGGCCCCGCGCGCTTCCGGACGGGCGCGTACGGCTTCTGGCGCGTCCACGTGCGCACCCTGCTGGTCGACCACGGGGTCGAGGACCCGGATCCGCTGATCGACATCGCGCTCAGTCCGCTGTCGCCCGAACTCTTCCAGTTCCAGCGGCACCAGCTCGGCCTCTCGGCCGAGCGCATCGGACGTTCACTGACGGTCTTCGCCCGTCGACTGCTGGAGTCAGGAGGCGGTCGCTGACCTCCCCTGCGAGGGCGCCTTCGGCGGCGCCGGGGTCGCCGGGTGGACGAGCCCCGGCAGGATCAACTCCCAGATGCGGCGGAGCCGTTCCTCGGCCGGATCGTGCAGGGCGCCGCTCTCCGCGGGCCACGACTCGTCGGCCGGGGCGCTCGGGCGGCGCATCTCCAGCTCGACCCCGGTGATCACGTAGCCGATCAGCGCCGCGACCGCCGTCGCGTCCACGCCCGGCCGCAGGGCCTTCTCCGCCACCGCGTACCGCGCGAGACGGCCCACCTCGCGCCGCCAGGGGCACTCCTGCCCGGGCCCGGGGTCGGTCGACTGCAGCTCGCGGGCGAGGCGCTCCCCGGCCCGCGCCACGGGGTCGGTCTCGAAGAGCCGGATCAGCGCGTGGGTGGTGATCACCAGCTTGTCGATCGCGGTGCCGCCCATGCCCTCCGTGGACAGGCAGGCCGACTCGACCGTGATCCGGGTGACCGCGCGGGCCCGCCCGCGCACCGCGGTCGCCAGATCCGACTTGGTCGCGAAATGGAAGACCAGGGCGCCGGTGGTCAGCCGGGCCTCGCCGGCGATCCGGGCGAGCGACGCCCGCTCGTACCCCACCCTGTCGAACACCCGCGCGGCCGACGACAGGATCTCCTGTCTCGTCCGCTCCGCCCGCTGTTGAATCGCCATGAGCTCCCCCGTGGGCTTGCGAGAAGGTGCCGGAGCGTTATGTTCCGGCCTACGCCTGTGACCGCCTCGAAACTATCCGGCCGGGGAGCGGCGAAACGTGGCTTCTCGCCCGTCCGGCCGGAACTGGGGCTTGACGCGCGCCTTCCTCCCAGGTCGCGGGCGCCCGCCCTGCGCGGACCGCCCGCGAACTGACCGGAACCGGGGGTATGCCCTGTCAGGTGGATCCAGCCGTTCCGGCGGTCACGGCGGCCCGCGCCCGGGAGCGGGATACGGCCACGCCCGCGAGGCACAGCGCACCCCCGGCGAGCGTGAGCAGACCCGGTAGCTCGCCCAGGAACACCCACGCGAGGACCACGACGAGCGCGGGCACCGCGTACGTCGTCGCGCCCATCCGGCCCGCGGTCGTACGGGCGAGGGCGTAGGCCCAGGTCGTGAACGCGAGGGCGGTCGGGAAGACCCCCAGGTAGACCATGTTCAGGGTCGCCGACAGCGGGGCCCGGCCCGCCTCCTCGACCAGCTGCCCGGCGAAGGGCAGACAGGCCGCCGCCCCCACCAGGCACCCGAAGGTCGTGACCTGGAGCGCGCTGGCGTGCGCGAGTGCCGGCTTCTGGGACACGACCCCGCCCGCGTACGCCATCGCCGCGAGCAGACAGAGGACCACCCCGAGCACGGAGGCGTGTCCGCCGGAGCCGCCGCCGGACATCGACAGGCCGACGGTCACCGCCCCCGCGAAGGAGACCGCCATGCCCGCGAGCAGCCGGGGCGGCAGCGACTCCTTGAGGAACCGCG contains these protein-coding regions:
- a CDS encoding DUF6190 family protein; the protein is MRPDTTPEATDHAPTVFIDATLFMGMHSEDVAVRTGAKAFFAGRLAAGDAGRVVMNWEQVGRCDDLVWGYERKVQDEYYPFMDVLHTDLAIDRVPYDEDDLRRAFTTPALEGLPTHERLLLAQVIGRGGTLHTASPRLLGRTDLPVVPVGAAAEPSFPAYLEDLYRRSLVLTVDSDNL
- a CDS encoding pyridoxal phosphate-dependent aminotransferase; its protein translation is MSLTDKADVSTFVDLTQHEIEALKTRFNLADAHTHQRQSASQERIVSRLPELWHESETKQQAHFERQFVDAFFRLHQQPTARAMDRTLLSYSASVSTMVAGMFLKQRGMSVQLVEPCFDNLVDLLRNMQVPLGPVDESVLHDKDAIYERLVESIDADAIYLVDPNNPTGFTLLAEKLEGFAEVVRYCVDHDKVLVMDFCFASFALCDEGIGRVDIYKLLEESGVTYMVMEDTGKTWPIQDAKCAMITASRDIQEEVYNLHTSVLLNVSPFVLNMVTQYIEDSIEDGFASVRDIIKTNGDAARAALDGTILEFQEPVVGTSVAWFRIKPEHLTATQLQAVLFDEEVYVLPGTFFYWNTKEKGERFVRLALAREPEVFAGAMERMRKVLERYAA
- a CDS encoding DsbA family protein, whose translation is MSDPTTADLTPPRGVVTVFSDIWCSFAHIAIHRLHATRARLGLEEQVSFDLRAFPLELLNDAPSPRPGTDSEVARMASLEPAAGWQLWQAKDWLYPSTTLPALEAVLAAKEQSLNASEQLDLGLRRAFWAESRCISHRKVILDVAAETGAVDVDALTEALDDGRARRSLSDQAALSKSDRVNCSPHLFLPDGSDHANPGIDVGWEGAYGIGWPVIASDDPKVYEDILLRAATE
- a CDS encoding MBL fold metallo-hydrolase, yielding MRTSYTAGPDIHVLPSALPIPGLGDQPVNAFLVRSGQPLLVDTGMPVDREGFLDSLWSLVDPADLRWVVVTHDDRDHTGALGRILDAAPHAKVLANAISVTRISEEFSIPQERVVTANPGSRVKVGDRELSFHRPPTFDSPGTLAVFDHSDGTLYSSDSFGTVVEEIRQDFTDLSEEEFFHGFEVLNRAIAPWTALVDEAKFLRPVRELAALRPARLLSAHGPTVEESAVPRLFEAMARIPSLPAWLPDADLDLEAALDAHESSAG
- a CDS encoding DMT family transporter; this encodes MHTALLAAALLVGCLLAVQASVNLQLNSAVGTPYGASTIQLGVATTLLVVLAVAAGALGALGKLPDVEWWQLLGGLASPLYITSGILLFPRLGALAAVGLFVTGQMFASLALDLFGLLGLKQKDLSVGIVLGALAVLAGIVVIIRGMKAAAPPGAPKMSSAGRVGWLVLGIVAGGVLPVQGAVNAQLRAQLKEPITVAVISFAVATFTIAVVLLVLYATRKTPKPKIAPLKKMPWWGWLGGACAAAYVTGTFLLIPTIGAAVTIALTVTGQQLTSALIDHKGLFKLPQRSLTKPRALGLALLIAGSLTIQLV
- a CDS encoding TetR/AcrR family transcriptional regulator: MSDDEQRGRGAASVHRVGGLLGDLQAAEEQPVAPRRRADAERNRAQILAAAEQLFAEQDPRSVTMDRIAKAAGVGRATLYRSFPDPSSVAVALLDEHERRLQGQLIYGPPPLGPGAPAGERLAAFYLAMLDLLERHLPLALGAETGPARFRTGAYGFWRVHVRTLLVDHGVEDPDPLIDIALSPLSPELFQFQRHQLGLSAERIGRSLTVFARRLLESGGGR
- a CDS encoding TetR/AcrR family transcriptional regulator, which encodes MAIQQRAERTRQEILSSAARVFDRVGYERASLARIAGEARLTTGALVFHFATKSDLATAVRGRARAVTRITVESACLSTEGMGGTAIDKLVITTHALIRLFETDPVARAGERLARELQSTDPGPGQECPWRREVGRLARYAVAEKALRPGVDATAVAALIGYVITGVELEMRRPSAPADESWPAESGALHDPAEERLRRIWELILPGLVHPATPAPPKAPSQGRSATAS
- a CDS encoding DMT family transporter encodes the protein MQKQSSRLALAAAGVTVVLWASAFVSIRSAGAAYSPGALALGRLLAGVLVLGAVLLVRREGLPPRAAWPGIVTSGLLWFGAYMVVLNWGEQEVDAGTAAMVVNIGPILIALLGARFLKESLPPRLLAGMAVSFAGAVTVGLSMSGGGSGGHASVLGVVLCLLAAMAYAGGVVSQKPALAHASALQVTTFGCLVGAAACLPFAGQLVEEAGRAPLSATLNMVYLGVFPTALAFTTWAYALARTTAGRMGATTYAVPALVVVLAWVFLGELPGLLTLAGGALCLAGVAVSRSRARAAVTAGTAGST